TGGCAGCGCTGCCACCGGTGGCAGTGTTGGAGGTCAGGCTGAAGAAATTCAGGTCGAAGGTGCCGCCGCCAACCTTGGAAATTGTGATGGCTTCCACTCCACCGAAGGAGCCCGTGGCCCAGTGGGCATGGATGACGTCGTTGCCGGCGCCGTAGTAGTTGCCCACGTTGGTCGCGAAACCAGCCGAACCGCTGTTCGGGGTGAAATCAAGGCGGAAGCCGCCTTCCTCGTAATAGTCGACGTTGTCCCAGAGGACGGAGTTGTTGGTCGTTTCGGTCGTCGCGTCAAGGCGAGTGACGGTGCCACCGGTGAAGGTGATCAACGACGCGCTGGCCTGGGCGGCGAACGCCGAGGCAATGAGGCCGCAAGCAAGGGACTTGCGATTGGTGAGAATGTGAGTGATGTTCATTGGAAAGGGCTCCACAATTGCCGCAATAGACGCGCGGCTTGACGCCCTTAACCGAATTCTCCACCGGGAACTGGGGATTAACCTACCACAACCGGCACTTGGTTCAATTCAATAAACTTGGAATATTTTTCGGTGACTTTGGCCGGCGACATAAAACATTGCTAATACGAGACTTAGCCCCATCCAATTGCGTACATGGGATCCCTTGTCTGGGTCACGGGAAGGCGATCATGGCCACTCACGATGTCCCAACGTGAGAAACCCGCAGCAACCATTAACAGCTCGAGTTCCGGCTTAAAGATCCATCGCACATGGGTTTCAGATGGGTGACGAGCAACAACGACCCCCGCGGCGTCGAGTTCCTGAATCTCCATCACCGAATGCTGGGTTTGCTCGATGCGGTTCAGACGCCGCGTGTCATAGATGCGAATTGTGCCATTGGTCCTCGGGTTGGGGGCGGTGTGCTCGAGGATGGGAATGCCCTCCTCGCAGGTCCAAAGTTCGGCATCGGGATAGGACATGTGAATCACCGCCGCGCCGCCCGGAGTCAGATGCCCCCGCATGTTGCGCAGCGCCGCGAGCTGGTCGGCCGTGGTCAGGTTGTGGGCGAAGGAATTGAATCCGCAGATCACCCTCGCGTAGCGGCGAGGCATCGTGAAGTTCCGCATGTCGCCAACAAGCAGCGAGGGCGAGTGGCCAAGATTCCTGGCCTTGACCCGAAGCCGCTCGAGCATTGGTTCAGAAAGATCGACGCCATCAACGTCGTGTCCATCGCCCAGCAGCGCCAACGTGATGCGACCCGTCCCGCAGCCCACGTCGAGCACCGGTCCCCCGCTCTCTTTCGCCACCCCGCGCCAGAACTCAAGGTCGAAATCCAGGTCCCCCATCATCAGGTCGTAGAGAACGGCGTCGTCGAATGGCGAAGGGAGCGGATTGCTGGTCACAAGATTGGCGATGCTACAAACGATCGACTTTCATCACTTCAATTGGCTCCGCAACTCCTTCAGGCGGGCGTTGCACAAATCGAGATCATCCTGCCAGGTGTGGGTGTCGCTCATCGGCGAATCCCGATCGGCAAGGCGCTCAAGCAGAACCTTGGCGAGCTTCTCCTGCTCCAGGATCTGGGCGACCAGGGACATCTGCAGCTTCATCTGCTTGGCGGCCATGGCATAGCCGCCGTCGCCGCCGTCGACGAAGTGGAAGTGGTCATCGGTGTAGCTGCGCACAAAGCAGGTCAGCAGCGCCGTGGGCGAAGTGTGAATGCCGTAGAAGATCTCGCCGGCCTGAAAGTGCCGCGCAAAGAGGTCGCGGATGGTCTGCTCATCCTTGCCGTCCACATCGAGCACGAACCGAAGGGCGTCGTCGAACTTGATCCGGTCGGTATTGAGGGCCACTTCATTGACATATTTGCCGATGCCCTTCGAGGCGTCATGTTTCTTCGCCCGCATGAAGGCCGAATGACCCAGCGAGAGCAAGAGCAGACGCCCGTACTCGAGCCAGCGCTTGAAGGGATTCGCGATCCGGACTCGCAGCTCCGTCATCAGGAAGGGCGGCGGCCAATCCAAGGTCAGATTCTTCACCGACAGGGGCCGGCGGTGATCGACGAGTTCCCCCACCTCCTTCAGAATGCCGCGGTAGAGCGCGTGGACATCGGAGTTGCCCGCGCGCACCTGGACGATGCAGGCCATCATCCTGCCGTTGCGGGATTGCAGCGGGCTCCACCGGCACTCGAGCCCCTGGAAATCACCCTCCGCCTTCAGGCCGGCGGAGACATCGAACTCGCTCCCCCGCTCCTTCATCAGCTTCTCCGCGTAGGC
This portion of the Planctomycetota bacterium genome encodes:
- a CDS encoding DUF3095 domain-containing protein — its product is MSEDFYKNLKGFNGLIDIANPQRFESIPADWTLVLTDVKGSTKAIAQGKYKDVNTIGACCIIAASNACGDLSFPSIFGGDGASMAVPETHRERVARALIKTREMSVKEFGLDLRIAAVPMRVIRQAGLDVQVGKFLVSPQSSVAMFSGGGLAYAEKLMKERGSEFDVSAGLKAEGDFQGLECRWSPLQSRNGRMMACIVQVRAGNSDVHALYRGILKEVGELVDHRRPLSVKNLTLDWPPPFLMTELRVRIANPFKRWLEYGRLLLLSLGHSAFMRAKKHDASKGIGKYVNEVALNTDRIKFDDALRFVLDVDGKDEQTIRDLFARHFQAGEIFYGIHTSPTALLTCFVRSYTDDHFHFVDGGDGGYAMAAKQMKLQMSLVAQILEQEKLAKVLLERLADRDSPMSDTHTWQDDLDLCNARLKELRSQLK
- a CDS encoding class I SAM-dependent methyltransferase, yielding MTSNPLPSPFDDAVLYDLMMGDLDFDLEFWRGVAKESGGPVLDVGCGTGRITLALLGDGHDVDGVDLSEPMLERLRVKARNLGHSPSLLVGDMRNFTMPRRYARVICGFNSFAHNLTTADQLAALRNMRGHLTPGGAAVIHMSYPDAELWTCEEGIPILEHTAPNPRTNGTIRIYDTRRLNRIEQTQHSVMEIQELDAAGVVVARHPSETHVRWIFKPELELLMVAAGFSRWDIVSGHDRLPVTQTRDPMYAIGWG